From the Malus domestica chromosome 17, GDT2T_hap1 genome, one window contains:
- the LOC103405180 gene encoding protein Ycf2 isoform X1, with protein sequence MPPRSKKITSKLLAKKKTIRQSPPTLQPQQVPEEEEQKVSADLNEMADSSNGKLEGAENVQPEDVGDSKPVVESVRDIAIDDCSEPVKETRDVADDSSSSSSSSSDEEAEGARVANDSGEVEGTEEVVVSVVETVESMYNHLDQGCVVVETKVEEEKVAASLDETGESSPAITEEVSKQIEEKTLSDVEESNGVALVETDLVSKEVEESCAPVITDVVSKGSEEAEVPCSDEKEAVPAALADIVSKGIEETKLPVSEEQIGESSGTAYKEGVPAVESADAGQEHGKAEIPESTGNPSIVTVAGHPLQPTSWKNCCGLFEILHRRSDR encoded by the exons ATGCCTCCACGTTCAAAGAAAATCACATCAAAACTACTTGCCAAGAAAAAAACCATCCGCCAATCTCCCCCTACCCTTCAACCCCAACAAGTCccag AGGAGGAGGAGCAGAAAGTTTCTGCAGATCTTAACGAAATGGCGGATTCTTCGAATGGGAAGTTGGAGGGCGCAGAAAATGTTCAACCGGAGGATGTTGGCGACTCAAAACCTGTGGTTGAATCTGTGAGGGACATAGCCATCGATGACTGTTCCGAGCCGGTAAAGGAAACCCGCGATGTTGCTGATGATTCGAGTTCGAGTTCAAGTAGTAGTTCGGATGAAGAGGCGGAAGGTGCTCGAGTGGCGAATGATTCAGGGGAAGTGGAGGGGACCGAAGAAGTTGTTGTCTCGGTTGTTGAGACGGTTGAATCTATGTACAATCATTTGGATCAAGGTTGTGTTGTAGTGGAAACCAAGGTGGAGGAGGAGAAAGTCGCGGCGTCTTTGGATGAGACTGGTGAATCTTCGCCGGCCATCACGGAGGAGGTGTCGAAACAGATTGAGGAAAAAACATTGTCAGATGTGGAAGAGAGTAATGGGGTTGCTCTAGTCGAAACCGATCTGGTGTCCAAGGAGGTTGAAGAATCATGTGCTCCAGTCATAACAGACGTGGTGTCGAAAGGAAGTGAAGAAGCAGAAGTGCCTTGTTCCGATGAGAAGGAAGCGGTTCCTGCTGCTCTTGCAGATATTGTGTCAAAGGGGATCGAGGAAACAAAGTTACCGGTTTCCGAAGAGCAAATTGGGGAGTCATCGGGTACTGCTTACAAGGAAGGGGTTCCTGCAGTCGAATCAGCTGATGCCGGGCAAGAGCATGGCAAGGCTGAGATCCCCGAAAGCACAGGAAATCCG TCGATTGTAACTGTCGCCGGACACCCCCTGCAGCCGACTTCATGGAAGAATTGCTGTGGACTCTTCGAAATTCTGCACCGAAGATCTGATAGATAA
- the LOC103405180 gene encoding protein Ycf2 isoform X2, producing the protein MADSSNGKLEGAENVQPEDVGDSKPVVESVRDIAIDDCSEPVKETRDVADDSSSSSSSSSDEEAEGARVANDSGEVEGTEEVVVSVVETVESMYNHLDQGCVVVETKVEEEKVAASLDETGESSPAITEEVSKQIEEKTLSDVEESNGVALVETDLVSKEVEESCAPVITDVVSKGSEEAEVPCSDEKEAVPAALADIVSKGIEETKLPVSEEQIGESSGTAYKEGVPAVESADAGQEHGKAEIPESTGNPSIVTVAGHPLQPTSWKNCCGLFEILHRRSDR; encoded by the exons ATGGCGGATTCTTCGAATGGGAAGTTGGAGGGCGCAGAAAATGTTCAACCGGAGGATGTTGGCGACTCAAAACCTGTGGTTGAATCTGTGAGGGACATAGCCATCGATGACTGTTCCGAGCCGGTAAAGGAAACCCGCGATGTTGCTGATGATTCGAGTTCGAGTTCAAGTAGTAGTTCGGATGAAGAGGCGGAAGGTGCTCGAGTGGCGAATGATTCAGGGGAAGTGGAGGGGACCGAAGAAGTTGTTGTCTCGGTTGTTGAGACGGTTGAATCTATGTACAATCATTTGGATCAAGGTTGTGTTGTAGTGGAAACCAAGGTGGAGGAGGAGAAAGTCGCGGCGTCTTTGGATGAGACTGGTGAATCTTCGCCGGCCATCACGGAGGAGGTGTCGAAACAGATTGAGGAAAAAACATTGTCAGATGTGGAAGAGAGTAATGGGGTTGCTCTAGTCGAAACCGATCTGGTGTCCAAGGAGGTTGAAGAATCATGTGCTCCAGTCATAACAGACGTGGTGTCGAAAGGAAGTGAAGAAGCAGAAGTGCCTTGTTCCGATGAGAAGGAAGCGGTTCCTGCTGCTCTTGCAGATATTGTGTCAAAGGGGATCGAGGAAACAAAGTTACCGGTTTCCGAAGAGCAAATTGGGGAGTCATCGGGTACTGCTTACAAGGAAGGGGTTCCTGCAGTCGAATCAGCTGATGCCGGGCAAGAGCATGGCAAGGCTGAGATCCCCGAAAGCACAGGAAATCCG TCGATTGTAACTGTCGCCGGACACCCCCTGCAGCCGACTTCATGGAAGAATTGCTGTGGACTCTTCGAAATTCTGCACCGAAGATCTGATAGATAA